A genome region from Alistipes dispar includes the following:
- a CDS encoding RNA polymerase sigma-70 factor encodes MTAAEIQDNRRVVDLLRRGDEACFDALFRRYYKPLCAYASRFVTVDRAEELVQDTLMWVWESRDKLLPEMPLKSLLFTIVKNKSLNSVARDTIRSKIIRRLAEQYEAQFDDPDFYLENELADRLAAALRKMPPEFQETFRMHRLEGMTHKEIASALGVSPQTVNYRIGQTVRTLREELKEYWPLLVLLLGQRLS; translated from the coding sequence ATGACAGCCGCCGAAATACAGGACAACCGGAGAGTTGTCGATTTGCTTCGCAGGGGCGACGAGGCGTGTTTCGACGCACTCTTCCGGCGTTATTACAAGCCCCTGTGCGCCTACGCCTCGCGGTTCGTCACCGTGGACCGGGCCGAGGAACTGGTGCAGGATACGCTCATGTGGGTATGGGAAAGCCGCGATAAGCTGCTGCCCGAAATGCCCCTCAAGTCGCTGCTCTTCACCATCGTCAAGAACAAGTCGCTGAACAGCGTGGCGCGCGACACGATCCGCAGCAAGATCATCCGCCGGCTGGCCGAACAATACGAGGCCCAATTCGACGACCCGGATTTCTACCTCGAAAACGAACTGGCCGACAGACTGGCCGCAGCATTGAGAAAAATGCCGCCCGAATTTCAGGAGACATTCCGGATGCACCGTCTCGAAGGAATGACCCACAAGGAGATAGCCTCCGCGCTGGGCGTATCGCCCCAGACGGTGAACTACCGCATCGGACAGACCGTCAGAACGCTCCGCGAGGAGCTGAAGGAGTACTGGCCT